The genomic interval GTACTGGATGTGAACATGGATGACGCCCTTCTTGACGGCGTACAGGCCATGACCACCTTCCTCAACCTGGTGCAAAGCGAACCCGATATCGCGCGTATCCCCATCATGATCGACTCATCGAAATTTGAGATCATTGAAGCGGGACTGAAATGCGTACAAGGCAAGGCCATCGTGAACTCCATCTCCATGAAGGAAGGAGAGGAAAAATTTATTCAACAGGCGGAGATATGCAAACTATTTGGCGCCGCCGTGATCGTGATGGCCTTTGATGAAAAAGGTCAGGCCGATACAAAAGACCGTAAGGTAGAGATTTGTCACCGCGCCTATACCATACTTACCAAGAAGCTGGGTTACGACCCGCAAGACATCATATTTGACCCCAACATCTTTGCAGTAGCCACCGGTTTGGAAGAACATAACAACTACGGTGTTGATTTTATCCAGGCTACCAGTGAGATCAAACAACTCATGCCTTTGACCAAGGTATCGGGTGGGGTGAGCAATCTCTCCTTCTCCTTCCGGGGCAATGACCATGTACGGGAGGCCATGCACAGCGTTTTCCTCTATCATGCCATTAAAGCCGGTATGGATATGGGGATCGTGAATGCGGGCCAGTTGGTGGTATATGATGAAATTGAACCCAAACTCCGGGATCTCTGTGAAGACGTGATCCTGAACCGGAACAATACGAACAACGAGGCAACGGAAAAACTGATCGCTTTTGCTGAAACAGTAAAAGCCAAAGGCAAGGAAGAAGTAAAAAATGAGGCCTGGAGACAGGGCACGGTGGAAGAAAGACTGACGCATGCCCTGGTAAACGGGATTGCAGATTATATTGAACAGGATACAGAAGAAGCCCGGCAGAAATACCCGGCTCCGCTCACCGTGATCGAAGGGCCCCTGATGGATGGTATGAATGTGGTGGGTGACCTTTTTGGCGCTGGTAAAATGTTCCTGCCCCAGGTAGTAAAAAGCGCCCGGGTGATGAAAAAATCAGTAGCTGTACTTACCCCCTATATTGAAGCAGAGAAAGAAGAGAAAAGAAGAAACCTGGAAATAAGTGGTGGGCAATCCGTAGAAGCCAAAGGAGCCGCTAAGGTTTTATTGGCCACAGTAAAAGGTGATGTACACGATATTGGTAAAAACATTGTGGGTGTGGTTCTGGGTTGTAATGGATATGACATCATTGATATGGGCGTGATGGTGCCAGCCGATAAGATCCTGGATACCGCGGAAAAAGAAAAGGTAGATATCATTGGACTGAGTGGTTTGATCACCCCTTCCCTGGATGAAATGGTGCATGTTGCCCATGAAATGAAACGCCGGGGGATGAAACAACCCCTGCTGATCGGTGGAGCCACTACCTCCCGGATGCATACAGCCGTGAAGATCGCGCCACAATATGATCATGGAGTGCTGCATGTACTTGACGCCTCCCGAAGTGTGACAGCCGTAAGCACCCTGCTGAGTGAAGACCAGAAATCAACATTTCTTGGTCAGACCACAAAGGAATATGATGAACTCCGTCAGCAGTTCCTCAACAAACAAAAGAACAGGTCACTGATCCCTTACAAGGAAGCCAAAGTGACCAAAGAATATTTTGATTGGAAGAATTACAAACCAACTACCCCGGCGGTGAATGGGGTGAAGGTGATAAAAGGCGCCGATCTGGGTATCATTGCGGAATATATCGATTGGGGTCCCTTCTTTATTGGTTGGGAAATGCCCGGTCACTTCCCCGAAGTATTATCCGATAAGATCTTTGGCCAGGAAGCAACAAGGCTCTACGCCGATGCTCAAGCCCTGGTAAAAAAGATCGTTGCCGAAAAATGGTTTAGTGCCGATGGCGTCATTGGTTTCTGGCCCGCCTTAAGCAATAATGAAGATACTGTGACCCTGCAAACGGAGAAGGGTGAGGTGAAATTGGAAATGCTCCGGCAGCAGTTGAAAAAAGCCGTGGGTCAGCCAAATTTCTCCTTGGCAGATTTCGTAATGCCTGCGCAGGGTACCCATACCGACTACATGGGCGCCTTTGCCGTAACGATTCATGGCGCTAAAAAACATGTGGACCGTTTTGCAGCCGACCACGATGAATACAACAAGATCATGGTCCAGATACTGGCCGATCGGTTTGTAGAGGCTTTTGCCGAATACCTCCACGCGGGTACCCGCAAGGAGTATTGGGGCTATGATAAAGAAGAGAAATTAACTAACGAAGAACTCATTCGCGAAAAATACAAGGGCATTCGCCCGGCACCGGGTTACCCGGCCTGCCCCGATCATACCGAAAAGATCAAACTATTTGATCTCCTCAATGTATCCGAGAACATTGGCATTGAACTCACCGAAAGCCTCGCGATGAATCCACCCGCTTCCGTATGTGGCTGGTATATCGCCCACCCGCAAAGTCACTATTTTGGCTTGGGAAAAATTTCCCGCGATCAACTGGAAGACTATGCAAAACGGAAAGGCATGAATTTGGATGAGGCAGAGAAATGGTTACGGCCGGTATTGGAGTAGGGGGAAATAAAAAATTAAGGAATAAGATTTTTATTTACCTGGCTTTAATAACTATTGTTTTCGTCCATGAATCATGCCAGGGCCTTGTACCAAAAGCGCTAAAGACTTCAAACGGTACCAGACGGGAAAGGGTGCGCAATATCGCATCCTTGAAGGTTAGTTCTCCACCATCCTCCCGAATAGCACGAGTGCCGGAGATCAATTTGCCCAAGGTATATCCCCGAAATGCCTTCTCGCAAATGGTATAATAGAAAAGATAATTGACAATGGCTACCGCATAACTCAGGACCAGAAGATCCCAACTCGTTTGTTCAACAATGATCCGGTTCATGTATTCCGGAAAGAGGATACCCAGAAGCGCCCCAACGACCGTGCTGGTAAGATAACTTAAGGCAAAACGCATCAACAGATTATCGATCAGGTAATTCACAAAACGCTGACCCATGGTGGCCTCTACATACTGTTGTTGTGACAGGTAGTCGTCAAAAAGTCCCGGCTCCGGGGTAGGTTGGTTCAGTTCATCCTGTTCGCTCATGTTGGTTAAGTTAAGATTTGATGGTAGCGGAGCTGTTCTTTTAACTGCTCCGGGTTTTGAAAATGAATACTCGTAATGCCCAGGTCTTCAGCGGCCTTTACATTGCGAAGATTATCATCAATAAAAAGAGCTTGTTGTGGTTGCACCGAATACCGGTCGAGTAACCGATGATAGAACTCCGGAAATGGTTTTCGGGTCTTCTCTTCTCCACTTACCACCCGGCCATCAAACCAATGCAGGAAATCATAGCGTACCAGGGCGATATCAAACAGATTGGCCTGCCAGTTGGTCAATGCATAGG from Chitinophagales bacterium carries:
- a CDS encoding RDD family protein; this translates as MSEQDELNQPTPEPGLFDDYLSQQQYVEATMGQRFVNYLIDNLLMRFALSYLTSTVVGALLGILFPEYMNRIIVEQTSWDLLVLSYAVAIVNYLFYYTICEKAFRGYTLGKLISGTRAIREDGGELTFKDAILRTLSRLVPFEVFSAFGTRPWHDSWTKTIVIKAR
- the metH gene encoding methionine synthase, giving the protein MQDTIVIKPYLRLSGLEPLQIRPETNFINVGERTNVTGSKKFARLIRENKYEEALSVARQQVESGAQVLDVNMDDALLDGVQAMTTFLNLVQSEPDIARIPIMIDSSKFEIIEAGLKCVQGKAIVNSISMKEGEEKFIQQAEICKLFGAAVIVMAFDEKGQADTKDRKVEICHRAYTILTKKLGYDPQDIIFDPNIFAVATGLEEHNNYGVDFIQATSEIKQLMPLTKVSGGVSNLSFSFRGNDHVREAMHSVFLYHAIKAGMDMGIVNAGQLVVYDEIEPKLRDLCEDVILNRNNTNNEATEKLIAFAETVKAKGKEEVKNEAWRQGTVEERLTHALVNGIADYIEQDTEEARQKYPAPLTVIEGPLMDGMNVVGDLFGAGKMFLPQVVKSARVMKKSVAVLTPYIEAEKEEKRRNLEISGGQSVEAKGAAKVLLATVKGDVHDIGKNIVGVVLGCNGYDIIDMGVMVPADKILDTAEKEKVDIIGLSGLITPSLDEMVHVAHEMKRRGMKQPLLIGGATTSRMHTAVKIAPQYDHGVLHVLDASRSVTAVSTLLSEDQKSTFLGQTTKEYDELRQQFLNKQKNRSLIPYKEAKVTKEYFDWKNYKPTTPAVNGVKVIKGADLGIIAEYIDWGPFFIGWEMPGHFPEVLSDKIFGQEATRLYADAQALVKKIVAEKWFSADGVIGFWPALSNNEDTVTLQTEKGEVKLEMLRQQLKKAVGQPNFSLADFVMPAQGTHTDYMGAFAVTIHGAKKHVDRFAADHDEYNKIMVQILADRFVEAFAEYLHAGTRKEYWGYDKEEKLTNEELIREKYKGIRPAPGYPACPDHTEKIKLFDLLNVSENIGIELTESLAMNPPASVCGWYIAHPQSHYFGLGKISRDQLEDYAKRKGMNLDEAEKWLRPVLE